Proteins co-encoded in one Candida albicans SC5314 chromosome 3, complete sequence genomic window:
- the HBR3 gene encoding rRNA-binding endoribonuclease (Essential protein; regulated by hemoglobin; S. cerevisiae ortholog is essential; Hap43p-induced gene) gives MSETKNIESLILDAGPLITQPATTLQQYATAYYTTPGVHSELKDEYARQQLAIWGDSLKIKQPKQEYIDRVVKFAKLTGDYSVLSVNDLHIVALAYELECLNNGEDNLRSFPGEVLKNQQAENENGSNKMSNIIGDDDGFVVATKRRGGRRQREKAELRKKGLLPTFSPKPKGGSETEEPNESSNDKTIDETPQTDLIKGVDVQEQESQEEPVSESNTVGLDEITEEYNEDDDDGEWITPENLQEEIIKDKNEQVQESNTNGPLIKVALATGDFACQNVAMQIGIKLLNAMSGKQITRVRNYMYRCHACFRLTPMSKDGRPKHFCPKCGGNTLLRCAVSVDNKTGKITPHLKQNFQWIRRGERYSLPSPLSKNQKKLQGNGGYQHNKENRHKSLQTPLILNEDQKEYQRALKNDEWERKQQDKMLQEWIGGGSADNFVSPFGNTIRNSGVKVGRGRYANSSKKKRK, from the coding sequence ATGtctgaaacaaaaaatattgagtctttgattttggatGCTGGTCCATTGATTACACAGCCAGCTACTACTTTGCAGCAATACGCCACTGCATATTATACCACACCAGGGGTGCATAGTGAGTTAAAAGATGAATATGCTAGACAACAATTAGCAATTTGGGGTGATagtttaaaaattaaacagCCAAAACAGGAATATATTGATAGAGTTGTCAAGTTTGCGAAATTAACAGGTGATTATTCTGTGTTGTCAGTGAACGATTTGCACATTGTTGCGTTAGCATATGAGTTGGAGTGTTTGAACAATGGAGAAGACAACTTAAGAAGTTTTCCAGGTGAAGTCTTGAAGAATCAACAAgctgaaaatgaaaatggcTCAAACAAAATGTCAAACATAATAGGGGATGACGATGGGTTCGTAGTTGCCACAAAAAGAAGAGGAGGTAGAAGACAAAGAGAGAAGGCAGAGTTAAGGAAGAAAGGGTTGTTGCCAACGTTTTCCCCAAAACCAAAGGGTGGCCTGGAAACAGAAGAACCTAATGAACTGTCAAATGATAAAACTATAGATGAAACACCTCAAACAGACTTGATCAAAGGTGTTGATGTGCAAGAACAGGAATCCCAAGAAGAACCAGTATCTGAATCTAATACTGTTGGTCTAGATGAAATAACTGAAGAATACAATGAAGACGATGATGACGGGGAATGGATTACTCCAGAAAATTTACAAGAGGAGATAATAAAAGACAAAAATGAACAAGTCCAAGAGTCTAATACCAATGGTCCGCTTATTAAAGTGGCTCTTGCAACTGGTGATTTTGCCTGTCAAAATGTGGCCATGCAAATTGGTATAAAGTTATTGAACGCGATGTCAGGGAAACAGATTACTCGGGTTCGTAATTACATGTATAGATGCCATGCTTGTTTCAGATTGACGCCAATGAGTAAAGATGGTAGACCGAAACATTTTTGTCCAAAATGTGGTGGCAATACATTATTGAGATGTGCTGTATCTGTCGACAACAAGACGGGAAAAATAACTCCTCATTTAAAACAGAACTTTCAGTGGATCAGACGTGGTGAACGATACTCGTTACCATCACCATTGAGTAAGaaccaaaagaaattacAAGGTAACGGAGGCTATCAGcataataaagaaaaccGTCACAAGTCATTGCAGACAccattgatattgaatgaAGACCAGAAGGAGTATCAACGGGCGTTAAAAAATGACGAGTGGgaaagaaaacaacaagataAAATGTTACAAGAATGGATTGGAGGAGGCAGTGCTGACAATTTTGTTTCTCCTTTTGGGAACACGATTAGAAACTCTGGTGTCAAAGTGGGACGCGGAAGATATGCAAACTCttccaaaaagaaaagaaagtag
- the IRS4 gene encoding Irs4p (Protein with roles in cell wall integrity, systemic (but not oral) murine infection, adherence, hyphal growth, and agar-embedded filamentous growth; antigenic in human infection; similar to S. cerevisiae Irs4p) — protein MSGNSAANAAALAAFNGIGKKKKESTTKLNGTDNNTNHLGVIGSTSNQTKQHQQQQQQPQALRTPLPAHPSRKKSNKFSQLKRLNTAPAMASLQPALQIASPSISPTQPSAPASALDSDPDYFTLSPHTIPSKNEIAKSPQTPQDMIRNVRQSIELKAIPNNAQAKRLSVDYSPQEMLKNLRHSLHSRTKTSPMLTTSDKMGQTMLAEMRDRLENTRRIASNSVASLSLSPNLDFNKSTSDVSNLSHHYDVDTVSTDSFASFNSSINDRHLPHGISIDVTNHDSDEDEIDDREREEDHEPLDNGELKSTNNKVTVSSRLRRKPPPGEDFQMQLNDKSRDTISSGSYSLNPDEVYSFTDPDSYENLVSEVEVGETTRLFPQFPDANHYHQHSSKFRKKHQKVKPINGIYYRDMDSSNTSDTEESTSNLPSRSTTPLLGQPQQQVHFRSTMRKANTKKDKKSRFNELKPWKNHNDLNYLTDQEKKRYEGIWASNKGNYMSQVVIKLHGVNYETQKDPKEEAKMEHSRTAALLSAAAVEDSNYNGNNSLHNLDSVEINQLICGPVVKRIWKRSRLPSDTLEKIWNLIDFRRDGTLNKNEFLVGMWLVDQCLYGRKLPKKVDNVVWDSLGGIGVNVTVKKKK, from the coding sequence ATGTCTGGAAACAGTGCTGCAAATGCAGCTGCATTGGCTGCATTTAATGGCATtggaaagaagaagaaagaatcTACGACAAAATTAAATGGAACAGACAATAACACGAATCATCTTGGTGTAATTGGAAGTACCTCAAATCAAACcaaacaacatcaacaacagcaacaacagcctCAAGCGCTACGGACCCCACTTCCTGCCCATCCgtcaagaaaaaagagtaataaattttcaCAGCTCAAAAGACTAAATACAGCTCCTGCCATGGCCTCTCTTCAGCCAGCTTTGCAAATTGCACTGCCGTCAATAAGCCCGACTCAACCTTCAGCTCCAGCGTCGGCTTTGGATTCAGACCCTGATTATTTTACACTTCTGCCACATACAATCCCAtctaaaaatgaaattgcaAAATCTCCTCAAACACCTCAAGATATGATTAGGAATGTAAGACAATCAATAGAGTTAAAAGCAATACCCAATAATGCACAGGCTAAACGGCTTTCTGTGGATTACTCGCCACAAGAAATGTTAAAGAATTTGCGGCATTCATTGCATTCAAGAACAAAAACATCGCCAATGTTAACAACCAGTGATAAAATGGGGCAAACAATGTTGGCTGAGATGAGAGACAGACTTGAGAATACCCGGAGAATCGCTTCCAACAGTGTCGCTAGTTTATCGTTATCTCCTAACTTGGATTTTAATAAAAGTACTAGCGACGTAAGTAACTTGAGTCATCACTATGATGTCGACACGGTGTCCACAGATTCTTTTGCTTCTTTTAACTCAAGCATTAATGATCGACATCTACCACACGGAATAAGCATTGACGTCACAAATCATGATAGTGATGAGGACGAAATTGATGACAGAGAAAGGGAGGAGGACCATGAACCATTAGATAATGGTGAATTGAAAAGTACAAATAATAAGGTGACAGTTTCTAGTCGTCTTCGGAGGAAACCGCCGCCTGGAGAAGACTTTCAAATGCAGTTAAATGACAAATCGCGAGATACTATTTCAAGTGGATCGTATTCTCTAAACCCTGATGAAGTCTACTCTTTTACAGACCCCGATCTGTACGAGAATTTGGTATCTGAGGTGGAAGTTGGAGAAACAACCAGGCTTTTCCCACAATTTCCAGACgcaaatcattatcatcaacacAGTTCAAAGTTTCGGAAAAAACATCAGAAAGTAAAACCAATTAATGGGATTTACTATCGTGATATGGATCTGAGTAACACCAGTGACACTGAAGAGTCTACCAGCAATCTTCCACTGAGATCAACAACGCCATTACTTGGACAACCACAACAGCAAGTGCATTTCAGAAGCACGATGAGAAAAGCAAATACTAAAAAGGACAAAAAATCAAGGTTTAATGAGTTGAAGCCATGGAAGAATCATAATGATCTTAATTATTTAACTGATCAGGAGAAAAAGAGGTACGAGGGGATTTGGGCTAGTAACAAGGGAAATTATATGAGTCAAGTGGTGATCAAATTACACGGGGTTAATTATGAGACGCAGAAGGATCCCAAAGAGGAAGCTAAAATGGAGCACTCGAGAACAGCTGCATTGTTATCTGCGGCTGCTGTTGAAGACAGTAATTATAATGGTAACAACAGCTTACACAATTTGGATTCGGTCGAAATTAACCAATTAATTTGTGGGCCTGTGGTAAAGAGAATATGGAAACGTAGTAGGTTGCCTAGTGATACATTAGAGAAAATATGGAACTTGATTGATTTTCGACGAGATGGTACATTGAATAAGAATGAATTTTTAGTGGGCATGTGGTTGGTGGATCAGTGTTTATATGGAAGAaaattgccaaaaaaaGTCGATAATGTCGTTTGGGATAGTTTAGGTGGAATTGGTGTTAATGTCACtgttaaaaagaaaaaataa
- the DAL9 gene encoding Dal9p (Putative allantoate permease; fungal-specific (no human or murine homolog)), whose amino-acid sequence MSEKKELKNQTDIEPIISFTKEDIEDNKPHVLTTIISPSGKEIAITNDVDQAMKLALEHKGETIELDSVQADKLLRKIDLYLLPVMCLLYCFQFMDKLTTSYASVLGLRKELKMQGDMYSWTATAFYLGYLVFEFPASMLLQRFPVAKTVSVFIILWGMILALHSVPQYPGFVALRTILGMLESSVTPAFTIITSQWYRKEEQFLRTSWWFASNGIGTIVGSAIAYGLFENDGNYSLPAWKLVFIVTGCLTIFLGFIVMVHIPDTPAGAWFLTDEEKLMVVERIRTNQQGFGNTHFKKHQFIEALTDHRTWLFLLFALSNNIPNGGLTSFGTILLNEDFGYTPSKSLLMQMPQGAVEIVGCVLLAWLCKFLPSRMLMGITATSITVLAECLLAFCKSNSARLAGFYLYLLGPLGFICCLSCVSSNVVGHTKKVTTNAMYLIAYCVGNLIGPQTFISTQAPGYTGAKVAIVVCGFVSLFTLIAIYISYYIENKKRNSRPPVDMSHIENYEFADLTDKENPNFRYSI is encoded by the coding sequence ATGtccgaaaaaaaagaattgaaaaaccaGACCGATATCGAACCGATAATATCGTTCACCAAAGAAGATATCGAAGATAATAAACCACATGTTTTAACTACAATCATTTCTCCCTCTGGYAAGGAGATTGCTATTACCAATGATGTTGATCAAGCTATGAAGCTCGCYCTTGAGCACAAGGGTGAAACCATCGAGTTAGACAGTGTTCAGGCGGATAAATTACTTcgaaaaattgatttgtaCTTATTACCCGTTATGTGCTTGTTGTATTGCTTTCAATTCATGGATAAATTAACAACAAGTTATGCTTCAGTACTTGGGttaagaaaagaattaaaaatgcAAGGTGACATGTATAGTTGGACGGCTACTGCATTTTACTTGGGATATCTTGTCTTTGAATTCCCAGCCTCAATGCTTTTGCAACGATTCCCCGTTGCTAAAACAGTGTCAGTTTTCATTATTCTTTGGGGGATGATATTGGCTTTGCATTCTGTTCCCCAATACCCAGGGTTTGTTGCCTTGAGAACTATTTTGGGAATGTTGGAACTGAGTGTGACACCCGCCTTCACTATTATCACATCTCAATGGTACAGAAAGGAGGAACAATTCCTTAGaacttcttggtggttTGCTTCTAATGGTATCGGTACTATTGTAGGACTGGCTATTGCTTATGGgttatttgaaaatgatggGAACTATTCTTTACCAGCTTGGAAACTCGTGTTTATTGTCACTGGTTGCTTGACAATATTTTTAGGATTCATAGTTATGGTTCATATCCCTGACACACCGGCAGGTGCTTGGTTTTTAacagatgaagaaaaattaatgGTAGTGGAACGTATTAGAACCAATCAACAAGGTTTTGGTAACACACATTTCAAAAAGCATCAATTCATAGAAGCATTGACTGATCATAGAACttggttgtttttgttatttgcATTGTCTAATAATATTCCAAATGGAGGATTGACAAGTTTYGGTACCATCTTGTTAAACGAAGATTTTGGCTACACCCCATCTAAATCACTTTTGATGCAAATGCCTCAAGGAGCTGTCGAGATTGTTGGGTGTGTCTTATTGGCTTGGCTTTGTAAATTTCTCCCATCACGTATGTTGATGGGTATTACTGCAACATCCATTACTGTTTTAGCTGAATGTCTCTTGGCTTTTTGTAAGAGTAACAGTGCAAGATTGGCTGGTTTCTATCTTTATTTGTTAGGGCCACTTGGGTTCATTTGCTGTTTGTCATGTGTATCTTCTAACGTTGTTGGGCATACAAAGAAGGTGACCACAAATGCCATGTATTTGATAGCTTATTGTGTTGGGAATTTGATTGGACCACAAACATTTATCAGCACGCAGGCACCAGGCTATACCGGAGCAAAAGttgctattgttgtttgtggGTTTGTTTCATTGTTTACATTGATTGCAATCTATATTTCTTATTACATtgaaaacaagaaaagaaactCAAGACCACCAGTTGATATGAGTCATATTGAAAACTACGAGTTCGCCGACTTGACAGATAAagaaaatccaaattttaGATATAGCATTTAg